From a single Gimesia fumaroli genomic region:
- a CDS encoding AraC family transcriptional regulator, with the protein MNASLQRQYFKKVPGIEQTCRLFAHLPDVYLVVKDAEGRFIKHNRALLNWLKVDDEQELIGRTDFDIHPRDQAEAYQREDRRVMETREPLVDLVHPVTGGEGATTWFQVIKEPLFDKRGQVAGVVGMMRDYRRAGLAIAPYLEMQRVFDYINDHFQREIVVKELASLVGLSTSQFQRRFRKLFHTSPASYINHVRIQAACRLLTSTTDTISQIANRTGFYDHSHFSKVFKAQTGISPTVYRRQYQ; encoded by the coding sequence ATGAATGCCTCACTCCAGCGTCAGTATTTTAAAAAAGTCCCCGGAATCGAGCAAACCTGCCGTCTGTTCGCCCATTTACCTGATGTGTATCTGGTGGTAAAAGATGCCGAGGGACGTTTCATCAAACATAACCGTGCTCTATTGAACTGGCTCAAAGTGGATGACGAGCAAGAACTCATCGGCAGGACCGATTTTGACATTCATCCCCGCGATCAGGCCGAAGCGTATCAGCGGGAAGACCGCCGGGTAATGGAGACGCGCGAGCCGCTGGTCGATCTGGTACACCCGGTGACGGGGGGCGAAGGCGCGACGACTTGGTTTCAGGTGATTAAGGAACCGCTGTTCGACAAACGCGGTCAGGTCGCGGGAGTGGTCGGTATGATGCGCGATTACCGCCGGGCGGGACTGGCAATTGCCCCCTATCTCGAAATGCAACGCGTGTTCGACTATATCAACGACCATTTTCAGCGTGAGATTGTTGTGAAGGAACTCGCATCGCTGGTCGGCCTGTCCACCAGTCAGTTTCAACGTCGGTTTCGAAAACTGTTCCATACGAGCCCCGCCAGTTATATCAACCATGTGCGGATTCAAGCCGCCTGCCGTTTGTTGACCAGCACCACCGACACGATTTCCCAGATTGCCAATCGGACCGGATTTTATGATCACAGCCATTTTTCGAAAGTGTTTAAAGCTCAGACGGGCATCAGTCCCACCGTCTATCGGCGGCAATATCAGTAG
- a CDS encoding pyridoxamine 5'-phosphate oxidase family protein produces the protein MGQQLSELSDKLIEFIGEQKLFFVGTATAESRINVSPKGMDAFRVLNPNRVIWLNVTGSGNETSAHVQEDGRMTVMFCAFTGKPLILRLFGQACVIHPYNEEWDELFAHFPSIPGARQVFDLNVDLVQTSCGMGVPYYDYVEEREHLTTWAAKQGPEGLHQYWHDKNQTSLDGIPTHILEKNR, from the coding sequence ATGGGACAACAGTTATCCGAACTGTCCGACAAACTGATTGAGTTCATCGGTGAGCAAAAATTGTTTTTCGTCGGCACCGCGACGGCGGAGAGCCGGATCAATGTTTCGCCGAAGGGCATGGATGCATTTCGAGTACTGAATCCGAATCGTGTGATCTGGCTCAATGTTACCGGCAGTGGCAATGAGACGTCGGCCCATGTTCAGGAGGACGGAAGAATGACAGTCATGTTCTGTGCCTTCACCGGCAAGCCGCTGATCTTAAGGCTCTTTGGTCAGGCATGCGTGATTCATCCCTACAATGAAGAATGGGATGAACTGTTCGCGCACTTCCCTTCCATCCCTGGTGCCCGGCAGGTGTTTGACTTGAACGTGGATCTGGTCCAGACATCGTGCGGCATGGGTGTTCCCTACTATGATTACGTCGAAGAACGCGAACACCTCACCACCTGGGCCGCCAAGCAAGGTCCCGAAGGACTGCACCAGTACTGGCACGACAAAAACCAGACCAGCCTGGATGGGATTCCAACACATATCCTGGAAAAAAACCGCTGA